ACCCAGGGCACCATCGGGCGAAACATCATCAACAAGCTGCTGAAAGAGTATAACAAAGAGTACGGGAAGGACTGGGTGGACCTGGGCTTCAAGCCGGGTGGCGATACCAACCTCCGTCTCATGACCTCCAGCCTCAAGGAGGCGGCGGCAGGGGTGGACTACCAGGGCAAGTCCCTGGACGAGTTCCCCCTGACCAAGGAAGTGAAGGCCCTCGACAAGCCCTATGTGGCCCTCGTCGTCGACTTCCCGGCCGGTAGTCCTGGTGCTCCCCAGTACCTGGCCATCGTCACCGAGGTCAAGGGCGTGAAGATGGGCGTGGGGCAGATTCAGATGTCGGTGGCCGACTCCATGCAGTTCGTGCAGTCCGGGCAGTACACCGGTATGATCCCCGGCCTGCGGGGAGCGGCCGAGTACGAGAAGCTGATCGGCAAGCCTGCTGCCGCCATCCGGGCCATGGACGGGCAGACGCTGGCCTCGGCCTTCGTGGGCCTGCTCATCATCCTGGGCAACATCATCTACTTCAGCACCCGGAGCCGTTAGGCGAGGCTGGACAGGTAAGGGGGTGAATTCATGTCCACTGATGTGGGTGTCTGGCTACAGGTGATATGTACCATCGGCGTGCTGACTTACCTGTACAAGGAGAACTGGTTCTGGCGCATCTTCGAGTACGCCATCGTGGCCGGCTTCACCGGGTACAGCCTGGCCTACGGCTACCACAACTACATCAAGCCCTTCATCGGAGAGAAGATGATCAAGGAGGGCCAGTGGTCCTTCCTGATCCCGCTCATCATGGGCATCCTGCTGTACGCCCGGTTCGTCTCGGGGTGGGGCTGGCTGGGCCGCTACGCCATGGCCTACATGATCGGCTACGGCGCCGGCTACACCCTGGGCTTCGACATCAAGCCCCTGCTGGGGCAGATCAGGGCCAGCTTCATCAGCCTGAACAGCTTCAACAACATCATCCTGTGGCTGTTCGTGGTGACCTCGCTGGCATACTTCTTCTTCACGGTGAGCAGGGAGGCCCCGAGCATGAAGGGCCTGAGCACGGTGGGGAAGTGGGCCATCATGATCGCCCTGGGGGCCTCGTTCGGCAACACCATCCTGTACCGCTACAACCTGCTTTATCCCCGCATGAAGCTCATCTTCAACACCTGGTTGGGGCTGGGAGGCTGAATCGAGCAACCCGGCGGGGCCGTCCGGCGACGGGCGGCCCCGTTTCCTTCGGGCCCATGTCATCGTGCGGCGGGTTCTCTCGGTCCCCGGCGGGGGCGGGGTGCTGCAGGGGCGTGGCGGTACGACGGCGGGGCAGGCGCCGAGGGGGCGAGACGGTGGGACTGCTGCTGCGCGCGGTGAACCTGCGCCGGGTGTTCGTGCAGGGCAGGCGGGTGGTGCACGCCCTCGCCGGGGTCAGCCTGGCGGTGGCGGCGGGGGAGTTCCTGGTCGTCACGGGGCCGTCCGGTTGCGGGAAGACCACCCTGCTCAACATCCTGACCGGGATGGACCGTCCCTCGGCGGGTGAGGTGGTGCTGGGGGATGTGGCTTACAGCACTCTGAGCGAGGACGGGCTCTCCGCCCTGCGGCGGGAGCGCCTGGGGTATGTGTTCCAGTTTTACAACCTGTTGCCCCACCTGACCGCCCTGGAGAACGTGGCCCTGCCCCTGCGTTTCCGGGGGTGGGACGCTGCCCGGGCGGCCCGCCGGGCCAGGGAGATCCTGGAGGAGGTGGGACTGGGAGCCCGCATGCGCCACCGCCCCGGCCAGCTTTCCGGCGGCGAGCAGCAGCGGGTGGCCATCGCCCGGGCGGTGGCCCACGATCCCGACCTGGTGCTCGCAGACGAACCCACCGGCAACCTGGACTCGCGTGCGGCTGCCCGGGTGGCCGATCTGTTCGCCCAGATCAACGGCCGGGGACGGACCCTGGTGGTGGTCAGCCACGATCCCGCCCTGGTGGAACGGGCGGAGAAGGTGCTGGCCATGCGAGATGGGGCCGTTGCCGGTTCCGCCAGCAGCCGTTGCGGTGGGCAACCTGAGGCGTAGCGGGGAGGAGCTGGTGATGGGGAGGGCCGCGGTGCCCGGAAGGGGCGGCTGAACATGAGGGTGGAGCGGGTGTGGGGTGCGGGAGGGCGAGCCGCCTGCCGCCCCGGTGACGAAGTGGATCCGGCCAGCGTGGTGGGGTACGGGCCCGAGCCGCCGCCCCGGGCCGTCCTCCTGGAGGCCGATGCCGGGCGCACGGTAGCCACTCTGGTGCACCGGGTGGGCGACCGGGTGGGGCGGGGCGAAACCCTGGCCTTTTACTCCTTCATGTTCGGCCTGGGATATCGGGAGTTCGTTTCCCCGGTGGACGGCCGGGTGGTGGCAATGGAGCCAGGCCGGGTGCTGGTGCAGCCCTTCCCCCCTGAGGTAAAGGCCCTGGTGAGGGGCCGGGTGGAAGAGGTGAGGGAGGGCGGTGCGGTGATCGGGGTGGAGGGCACGCGGCTGGGAGCGGGGGCCGCCTGGGGGCCCGCCCGGGGGGGCGAGTTGATGGTGTTGCCCAATGGGGAAGTGGCGGCCGCCCACCTGGGCCCCGCACACACCGGACGCGTGGTGGTGGGCGGCTGGGCGGCCCGGCAAGCCGTGGAGCGGGCCTTTGCCCTGGGGGTAGCGGCTCTCATCGTGGGGGGCGCGGCCCAGGCGGCCGTGGACTGGCTCGATGCCGTGCGCGGCCAGCTGTCAGTCGACGATTACCTGGCCCGGGTGTACGAAGGCCCCCGGGGCGGGGCGGGTGAACCCCTGTGGCAGGAACGGGAGGGCCTGCCCCTGACCCTGGTAACCCTGGAGGGATTCGGCCCGCTGCCCGTACCGGAGGAGGAATACCGCCTGCTGGCCGGGGCACAGGGCGCCTGGTGCTATGTGAGCGGCGAGGAATCCGTGCCTCCCTGGGTGGGGATAGTCGCGGCCGGCGAGACCGCCGCGCGGGGTGAGAGCGCCGGACCGGTGGGGCCGGGGGCCAGGGTGCGGCTGACCGGCCTGCGCCGGCAGGGCGAAGAAGGCACGGTGGTGGAGGTGCTGCCCGAACCCGTGGTGCTGGAAACTGAGGTGGCGGTGCCGGCCGCCCGCGTCAGGCTGCACGACGGCAGGCTGGTAGTGGTGCCCCTGGCCAACCTTCAGCCGTCTGGTTGCGAGCCGGGACGGCCAGACGGGCCGGGCGCCAGCCGGGG
This genomic interval from Bacillota bacterium contains the following:
- a CDS encoding ABC transporter ATP-binding protein gives rise to the protein MGLLLRAVNLRRVFVQGRRVVHALAGVSLAVAAGEFLVVTGPSGCGKTTLLNILTGMDRPSAGEVVLGDVAYSTLSEDGLSALRRERLGYVFQFYNLLPHLTALENVALPLRFRGWDAARAARRAREILEEVGLGARMRHRPGQLSGGEQQRVAIARAVAHDPDLVLADEPTGNLDSRAAARVADLFAQINGRGRTLVVVSHDPALVERAEKVLAMRDGAVAGSASSRCGGQPEA